GGGAAGGTGCGCCTGCAAACGATAAAGCAACGTTGGAATTAAGTGCTCAGACACAAAATGCCGGTCTACCAACCAGTCTTGCTGGCCACCTTGCTTTTGCACAAACAGGGCGAGGGCGGTGTGGGCGCTTTGCTCCAGAGTTTTGGCGTTAAGGGCGTGCTTCATATCGTTCTCCCCGATCGGCTCGACTCGAGCCGATGTCTTAATGGTAGTAGGCACATGAGCGATTGAGAATGGTAAAACAAAAGAAAAGTGGGCTCATAACAAGCAAAACTAAAGTAAACTTTGCATATGGCTATTGATTCTAAATATCTAGATGGAACCTCTTGGAAAATCCTCGAGCTGCTCCAGCAAAACGCCCGCCTGCCTTTTAGCGAGATTGGCCGGCAGGTGGGGTTGTCGGCTCCTGCTGTTGCCGAGCGGGTGCGCCGGATGGAGGAAGCTGGGATCATCCGGGGCTACCGGGCCGAGGTAGACCCAGGCAGACTGGGCTACACCCTCGAGGTCTTTATTCGGGCCGAAATAACCCACAGCAACCACGATGCAGCCATCCGTTACATTGCTCAGCTACCCAATGTGCTCGAGTTCTGGAACCTGACGGGCCGCGATGGCTACCTGATTCGAGCAGTTTTTCGCTCCGTACAGGAGCTCGAGCAGGTGCTCAACCAAAAACTGGGTATGTACGGAACCACCACCACCGCCCTGGTGCTTTCCAAGCCGGTCGCCTTTCGCGTCCTAAGCAAGGAGCAAGCCGCTTTATAATCGAGCGCACCCTTTCCGGGCAGTTGAAGCCCAGGTTTGACTGAACAGTCTCTAACAGCGGGGCGACGCTCTTTTCGCCCTAGGGAGCGAAGGGTGGGCACTGGGCTTCACAGCGATAACTTTGATGGGCAGCTCTGTGAAGCCGCTATTACAGGTCGTACCAGGGTGGCGTTCCGCGAAATAGCTCGATGGGCTCACCCAAAACTTCTGCCCGGCTGGCCTCTACAAGCGAAATTACCTGTGGCGGGCAGCTTTCCACACAGGCCCGGCATCCCGTACAGGCCGACACGTTTAGTTTCAAGACGTACTCTTCGCCCCCTGCGCTGTCGCGTTCACGCTCGACTGCTTTGGTGGGGCAAACGTTGGTGCAAACCGGGCATAGCGTACACCCTTCTGCTACCGCAATGCGCGTCCACTGCACAGCCGGGGCTCGGTAGGCAGCCACTTTACGCAAACGCAGCTCTGCGGGCAGGTCGCCCCGCTTGTCCTCGTAGGGTTCCGCTGGTGGCAGGGGCAGGTTGGGCACCAGCTCGGCAGCCGAGCGCTTGGCCCCGCCAAACATCGCCCCAAAAAACTCCCGCCGACCCACCTCGGCCCCACGTAAG
The Meiothermus cerbereus DSM 11376 genome window above contains:
- a CDS encoding Lrp/AsnC family transcriptional regulator, with the translated sequence MAIDSKYLDGTSWKILELLQQNARLPFSEIGRQVGLSAPAVAERVRRMEEAGIIRGYRAEVDPGRLGYTLEVFIRAEITHSNHDAAIRYIAQLPNVLEFWNLTGRDGYLIRAVFRSVQELEQVLNQKLGMYGTTTTALVLSKPVAFRVLSKEQAAL